One genomic segment of Paraburkholderia aromaticivorans includes these proteins:
- a CDS encoding IclR family transcriptional regulator, translating to MATEEPGVAAVNRALSILKAFEDSIDGMTLTDLTNATGLYHSTVLRLCESLEHYGYLKRLEDGRYMLGPMLFHLGMIYQSSFRLRDYALPVLRTLVKETGETAAVYVREGDERLCLYRVEWQRSVRMHVREGERLTLEAGAAGHVLRAFSGPSKKTHLNKVRENGYCVSLGEREPESAAIACPVFRTGQELVCAISLGIPRFRFDRKAFDTYLPKVMEAGAALTKALGGDTTPFEPPFAPFDGV from the coding sequence ATGGCAACTGAAGAACCAGGCGTAGCCGCGGTCAACCGCGCGCTTTCGATACTCAAAGCCTTCGAAGACAGCATCGACGGCATGACGCTCACCGATCTCACCAATGCGACGGGCCTTTATCACAGCACCGTCCTGCGGCTGTGCGAGTCGCTCGAGCATTACGGCTACCTCAAGCGGCTGGAAGACGGCCGCTACATGCTCGGGCCGATGCTTTTCCACCTCGGCATGATTTATCAGAGCTCGTTCCGTTTGCGCGATTACGCTTTGCCGGTATTGCGCACGCTCGTCAAGGAAACCGGAGAAACGGCAGCCGTGTATGTGCGCGAAGGCGACGAACGGCTGTGCCTGTATCGCGTCGAATGGCAACGCTCGGTGCGCATGCACGTGCGCGAAGGCGAACGCCTCACGCTCGAGGCGGGCGCGGCGGGACACGTATTACGCGCGTTTTCCGGGCCGTCGAAGAAAACTCATCTGAACAAGGTGCGCGAGAACGGCTATTGCGTATCGCTTGGTGAGCGCGAGCCGGAAAGCGCAGCGATTGCATGTCCGGTTTTCCGCACCGGGCAGGAACTGGTTTGCGCAATCTCGCTCGGCATTCCGCGCTTTCGTTTCGACCGCAAGGCGTTCGACACCTATCTGCCAAAGGTGATGGAAGCGGGGGCGGCGCTCACCAAGGCACTGGGCGGCGACACGACGCCGTTCGAGCCGCCCTTCGCGCCTTTCGACGGCGTCTAG
- a CDS encoding 3-isopropylmalate dehydratase, with translation MSDAQMHRVWRVGADIDTDALAPGAYMKFAIGEIARHCLQRQRADFAANVRPGDVVVAGPNFGIGSSREQAPAALVHLGVRAVIAPSFSGLFFRNAFNVGLVLLTCAQAETIADGEHIVIDPLHGRILREDGGALTCDPLPAFLLDMVEAGGLFNLLKQRY, from the coding sequence ATGAGCGATGCGCAAATGCATCGCGTCTGGCGCGTCGGCGCGGATATCGACACCGACGCGCTGGCGCCCGGCGCGTACATGAAATTCGCTATCGGCGAAATTGCCAGACATTGTCTGCAGCGACAGCGCGCGGACTTCGCAGCAAACGTGCGGCCTGGCGATGTCGTGGTGGCGGGGCCCAACTTTGGCATCGGCTCTTCGCGGGAACAGGCGCCGGCCGCGCTCGTGCATCTCGGCGTGCGCGCCGTGATCGCGCCTTCGTTCAGCGGGCTCTTTTTTCGCAACGCGTTCAATGTCGGTCTCGTGTTGCTCACGTGTGCGCAGGCGGAAACGATCGCGGATGGCGAGCATATCGTCATCGATCCGCTGCATGGACGCATCCTGCGCGAAGACGGCGGCGCGCTCACCTGCGACCCGTTGCCCGCTTTTCTGCTCGACATGGTCGAGGCGGGCGGTCTTTTCAACCTGCTCAAGCAACGTTACTGA
- a CDS encoding isocitrate lyase/PEP mutase family protein, with protein MTRQTKGLAALLARGTVLAPGVYDAFSALLAEQAGFDALYLSGASIAYTRLGRSDVGLTTFTEVADTLARITERVALPVIVDGDTGFGNALNVQRAVRGFERAGASMIQLEDQTFPKRCGHLDGKSVIPVDEMCGKLRAALDARADPDTLILARTDALAVEGLDAALDRAERYLEAGADALFVEALRSAEQMDAACGRFASRAPLLANMVEGGKTPVQSVQALAARGFRIVIFPGGAARAVAHTLRGFYDSLFEHGTTAPWQGRMVKFDELNEIIGTPALMEEARRYG; from the coding sequence ATGACACGACAAACCAAGGGACTCGCGGCGCTGCTCGCGCGGGGCACGGTGCTGGCGCCGGGCGTCTACGACGCCTTCTCCGCGCTGCTCGCGGAGCAGGCCGGGTTCGACGCGCTGTATTTGTCGGGTGCGTCGATTGCCTATACACGGCTCGGCCGTTCCGATGTCGGGCTCACCACCTTCACCGAAGTCGCGGATACGCTCGCGCGTATCACCGAGCGCGTTGCACTGCCGGTGATCGTTGATGGCGATACGGGCTTCGGCAATGCGCTCAATGTGCAGCGCGCCGTGCGCGGCTTCGAGCGCGCGGGCGCGTCGATGATCCAGCTCGAAGATCAGACTTTCCCCAAGCGCTGCGGACATCTGGATGGCAAGAGCGTGATTCCCGTCGACGAGATGTGCGGCAAGCTGCGCGCCGCGCTCGATGCCCGCGCGGATCCGGACACGCTGATCCTCGCGCGCACGGACGCGCTCGCCGTCGAGGGACTCGACGCTGCGCTCGACCGCGCCGAGCGCTATCTGGAAGCGGGCGCCGATGCGCTTTTCGTCGAAGCGTTGCGTTCTGCCGAGCAGATGGACGCAGCTTGTGGCCGGTTTGCGTCGCGCGCGCCGTTGCTCGCCAACATGGTGGAAGGCGGCAAGACGCCGGTGCAGAGCGTGCAGGCGCTCGCGGCGCGAGGCTTTCGCATCGTCATCTTTCCGGGCGGCGCGGCGCGCGCGGTCGCTCACACGCTGCGCGGTTTCTACGACAGTTTGTTCGAGCACGGCACGACTGCGCCGTGGCAAGGCCGCATGGTGAAGTTCGACGAGTTGAATGAGATCATCGGTACGCCAGCTTTGATGGAGGAGGCGCGACGCTACGGATGA
- a CDS encoding 3-isopropylmalate dehydratase large subunit, translating to MPHAQTLAQKLIAKACGRDEVAVGEIVTCDVDLAMFHDSSGPRRLQPMLDELGAQLWDRSRIVLVIDHYVPEADDESRRIVRIAREWAKQQDLPHVYDSVGICHVVLPERGHLRPGMFCVGGDSHSPTGGAFGAYMFGIGSTEMLGVVVSGQIWVKVPETLRMHWHARLARGVTAKDMMLHMIGRFGMNGGRYQAVEFCGEAVSALSMQERMTLSNISAEMGAQAGLIAPDAMTLDYLRAVGVTHDIDIMRWQSDADAPAETHHFDAAALAPQVAAPHSPENTDEVQAFGDIEVQVAYIGACTGAKLDDLRAAATVLKHRRVAQGVQLVVAPASMRDQQAATREGVMAILEAAGAQVLATSCGACSGYGGQIPEGSTVISTTARNFKGRMGSETAQVYLGSPYTVAASALRGRITDPREVLA from the coding sequence ATGCCGCATGCACAAACGCTGGCACAGAAGTTAATCGCCAAGGCTTGCGGGCGCGACGAGGTGGCGGTGGGCGAGATCGTCACGTGCGATGTCGACCTCGCGATGTTCCATGATTCGAGCGGTCCGCGCCGCCTTCAGCCGATGCTCGACGAACTGGGCGCGCAGTTGTGGGACCGATCGAGGATCGTCCTCGTGATCGACCACTATGTGCCGGAAGCCGACGACGAATCGCGCCGTATCGTGCGCATTGCAAGAGAATGGGCGAAGCAGCAGGACCTGCCCCATGTGTACGACAGCGTCGGTATCTGCCACGTCGTCCTGCCGGAACGTGGGCACCTGCGGCCAGGCATGTTTTGCGTAGGTGGCGATTCGCATTCGCCGACAGGCGGCGCATTTGGCGCATATATGTTCGGCATTGGCAGCACGGAAATGCTGGGCGTCGTCGTGTCGGGACAAATCTGGGTGAAGGTGCCCGAGACGCTGCGCATGCATTGGCACGCACGGCTCGCGCGGGGCGTCACCGCGAAAGACATGATGCTGCACATGATCGGCCGCTTCGGCATGAACGGCGGGCGCTATCAGGCCGTGGAGTTTTGCGGCGAAGCGGTCAGCGCCCTGTCGATGCAGGAACGCATGACGCTCTCGAACATCAGTGCTGAAATGGGCGCGCAAGCCGGCCTGATCGCGCCAGACGCGATGACGCTCGACTATCTTCGCGCAGTGGGTGTCACGCATGACATCGACATCATGCGCTGGCAAAGCGATGCCGACGCACCCGCCGAAACGCATCACTTCGATGCCGCCGCGCTGGCGCCGCAAGTGGCCGCGCCGCATAGTCCCGAGAATACGGACGAGGTGCAGGCCTTCGGCGATATCGAGGTGCAGGTTGCCTATATCGGCGCGTGCACAGGCGCGAAGCTCGACGATCTGCGCGCCGCGGCCACGGTGCTCAAGCACCGGCGGGTTGCGCAAGGCGTGCAGCTGGTCGTTGCGCCCGCCAGCATGCGCGACCAGCAGGCCGCGACGCGAGAAGGCGTGATGGCGATTCTCGAAGCAGCGGGCGCGCAGGTGCTCGCCACATCGTGCGGCGCCTGTTCGGGCTATGGCGGGCAGATTCCGGAAGGCAGCACCGTGATCTCCACGACCGCACGCAATTTCAAAGGACGTATGGGTTCGGAGACGGCGCAGGTTTATCTGGGCTCGCCTTATACCGTGGCGGCATCCGCCCTGCGCGGACGCATCACCGATCCGCGCGAGGTGCTCGCATGA
- a CDS encoding HpcH/HpaI aldolase/citrate lyase family protein, which yields MLKPFRMRSKLFVPACRPDFFDKAAASDADALSIDLEDSVAERDKTRAREAAAAWLANIGSVEKTIIVRANGIGTPHFEADLRAVVRQGLDIVNVPKIESAEDVRKIDILLEELEARAGLTRRVLLLANIESPKGLRLAAEIALASDRVMGLQIGYGDLFEPIGVERHQRAALDHVMLKVRFAAAEAGIDAYDGAFARVADLAGFAQEAGRARAMGFAGKTCVHPRQIAEANRAFGPSAEQIAFARRVVEAWDAALARGHGAVSVDGVMIDQPYATRAAQLCAMAEAN from the coding sequence ATGCTTAAGCCATTCAGAATGCGCAGCAAGCTGTTCGTGCCCGCCTGCCGTCCGGATTTTTTCGACAAAGCCGCGGCGAGCGACGCCGATGCGCTGTCCATCGATCTTGAAGACTCGGTTGCGGAGCGCGACAAGACTCGCGCGCGTGAGGCCGCAGCCGCGTGGCTTGCGAATATCGGCTCCGTGGAGAAGACGATCATCGTGCGTGCGAATGGCATCGGCACGCCGCATTTCGAAGCGGACCTGCGCGCAGTGGTCAGACAGGGGCTCGACATCGTGAATGTGCCGAAGATCGAATCAGCGGAGGATGTACGTAAGATCGACATCTTGCTCGAAGAACTCGAAGCACGTGCGGGACTCACGCGCCGCGTGCTCCTGCTTGCCAACATCGAATCCCCGAAGGGTTTGCGTCTTGCCGCGGAGATCGCACTGGCGAGCGATCGCGTCATGGGCTTGCAGATCGGTTATGGCGACCTGTTCGAGCCGATCGGCGTCGAGCGTCATCAGCGCGCCGCGCTCGATCACGTCATGCTGAAAGTGCGCTTCGCGGCGGCCGAAGCGGGCATCGACGCCTACGATGGCGCGTTCGCCCGTGTCGCGGATCTGGCCGGCTTCGCACAGGAAGCCGGCCGTGCCCGCGCAATGGGTTTCGCCGGCAAGACGTGCGTGCATCCCCGGCAGATTGCGGAAGCCAACCGTGCTTTCGGGCCTAGCGCGGAGCAGATCGCGTTTGCGCGCCGGGTTGTCGAGGCCTGGGACGCAGCGCTCGCGCGTGGTCATGGCGCGGTGTCGGTGGATGGCGTGATGATCGACCAACCCTACGCGACACGCGCCGCGCAATTGTGCGCGATGGCCGAGGCCAATTGA
- a CDS encoding TauD/TfdA family dioxygenase: MNRVGQPIVSPAAWKGPELDWMREGLHVLTQAEIAEIDAALAHLHSLGDIDFPDISPQTFPLDTMGRFMRELPAFLRNGRGFMMLRGLPRERYSDDDMTRIYFGLGSYVSKPVTQSYLGDVLGHVVNVSDYEPKSRGYRKGGGQLMHTDSCDIIGLMCLRTAISGGESRISSALAVHNELLRTRPDLLDALREGLFLKRTDEDGRRATRTFSEHKVPFFTDTAGEVICYLPTGYARLAEKSGQCPFSELESEALYTVRKIAASPEFYLDMGFRDGDIQFLNNRVLVHGRTDYQDAGPLAERRHLLRLWLSVADWPAMPDSQVFHKPEDLRMWAQYRRPFAELPSTHDRLLLESGEVAKMVD, from the coding sequence ATGAATCGCGTTGGACAACCAATCGTCTCCCCGGCTGCATGGAAAGGGCCAGAACTCGACTGGATGCGCGAGGGGCTGCACGTTCTCACCCAGGCGGAAATCGCAGAAATCGACGCCGCGCTGGCGCATTTGCATTCGCTGGGCGACATCGATTTCCCCGACATCAGCCCGCAGACTTTCCCGCTGGACACGATGGGCCGCTTCATGCGCGAACTGCCGGCGTTCCTGCGCAACGGCCGCGGCTTCATGATGCTGCGCGGCCTGCCGCGCGAGCGCTATTCCGACGACGACATGACGCGCATTTACTTCGGTCTGGGGTCGTATGTCAGCAAGCCGGTGACGCAGTCGTATCTCGGCGATGTGCTCGGGCACGTCGTGAACGTGAGCGACTACGAGCCGAAGTCGCGCGGCTATCGCAAGGGCGGCGGCCAACTGATGCATACGGATTCGTGCGACATCATCGGACTGATGTGTCTACGCACCGCGATCTCGGGCGGCGAAAGTCGCATCTCCAGCGCGCTCGCCGTGCATAACGAACTATTGCGTACCCGGCCCGACCTGCTCGACGCGCTGCGCGAAGGGCTGTTCCTGAAGCGCACTGACGAAGACGGCCGGCGCGCAACACGCACTTTCAGCGAACACAAGGTGCCGTTCTTTACGGACACCGCAGGCGAAGTGATCTGCTATCTGCCGACAGGTTACGCGCGCCTTGCCGAGAAAAGCGGACAGTGCCCGTTCAGCGAACTCGAATCCGAAGCGCTGTATACGGTGCGCAAGATCGCGGCATCGCCGGAGTTCTATCTCGACATGGGCTTTCGCGACGGCGATATCCAGTTCCTCAACAACCGCGTGCTGGTGCACGGCCGCACTGATTACCAGGACGCCGGGCCGCTCGCCGAACGCCGTCATCTGCTGCGCCTATGGCTCTCGGTCGCCGACTGGCCCGCAATGCCCGACTCGCAGGTGTTCCACAAGCCGGAGGATTTGCGCATGTGGGCGCAATATCGCCGTCCGTTTGCGGAGCTCCCTTCAACGCACGACCGCCTGCTGCTCGAATCGGGCGAGGTCGCGAAGATGGTGGATTGA
- a CDS encoding MFS transporter: MSLRYQLLVMTWLLQFVNYLDRVSISVAGPTMMKSLNLDAAQFGYLLAAFALGYALMQLPGGFLADRFGTKALLVVAPALFSLFTGLTGLATSMAVLVAARFCFGLAEGSCNAAVYKAVADNFSAKDAAKAHSVWLSALAIGPAVVAPVVTTLLMHGDWRNVFYVFALPGVFVALLIFFLIPGKAIEGKERHHDKANRTEQWRQFAGRKSTWLLFFGYMTFSIGYWGFLGWIPSYLANQRHIDLKSLGVAASVPYLFGFLGLVVFGWLGSGPLHRKRPLLVAAGYIGTGLALYLAYSAIDIVACVIGLSAAAFLLYGCLSPYAGLVAQLAPSGARGVFAGVINTGGQIGGLCAPLGVGYLVKASGSYNNGFLFMITALVIGAGCFAVLQSRVNRTEPEIDEAPGVMQQNV, encoded by the coding sequence ATGAGTTTGAGATATCAGCTGCTGGTAATGACGTGGCTATTGCAGTTCGTGAATTACCTCGATCGGGTGAGCATCTCTGTCGCCGGTCCGACGATGATGAAGTCCCTCAATCTGGACGCCGCGCAGTTCGGCTACCTGCTCGCGGCCTTCGCGCTTGGCTACGCGCTGATGCAACTGCCCGGCGGCTTTCTCGCGGACCGGTTCGGCACGAAGGCGCTACTGGTCGTCGCGCCCGCGCTGTTTTCGCTGTTTACCGGGCTGACGGGGCTCGCTACCTCGATGGCCGTGCTCGTCGCCGCGCGCTTTTGCTTCGGTCTCGCGGAAGGGTCATGCAACGCGGCGGTGTACAAGGCCGTCGCGGATAACTTCAGCGCGAAAGACGCGGCGAAGGCCCACTCGGTCTGGCTCTCCGCGCTTGCAATCGGTCCGGCGGTGGTTGCGCCGGTCGTTACAACTCTTCTGATGCACGGTGACTGGCGCAACGTGTTCTATGTTTTTGCGTTGCCGGGCGTCTTCGTTGCGTTGCTCATCTTCTTCCTGATTCCCGGCAAGGCGATCGAGGGTAAGGAACGGCATCACGACAAGGCGAACCGCACCGAGCAATGGCGCCAGTTCGCGGGACGCAAAAGCACGTGGCTGCTGTTTTTCGGCTACATGACCTTCAGCATCGGCTACTGGGGATTTCTGGGCTGGATCCCGTCGTATCTCGCCAATCAGCGCCATATCGATCTGAAATCGCTGGGCGTCGCCGCGTCGGTGCCGTATCTGTTCGGCTTCCTGGGCCTCGTCGTATTCGGCTGGCTCGGCAGCGGGCCACTGCACCGCAAACGGCCACTCCTCGTGGCGGCGGGCTATATCGGCACGGGCCTCGCGCTCTATCTGGCGTACAGCGCGATCGACATCGTCGCGTGCGTAATCGGTTTGTCGGCGGCGGCGTTTCTCCTGTACGGCTGCCTCTCGCCGTATGCGGGACTCGTCGCGCAACTAGCGCCTTCCGGCGCGCGCGGCGTGTTCGCCGGCGTGATCAACACCGGCGGGCAGATTGGCGGTCTGTGCGCGCCGCTCGGCGTGGGCTATCTCGTCAAGGCAAGCGGCTCGTACAACAACGGCTTTCTCTTCATGATCACGGCCCTCGTGATCGGCGCGGGCTGCTTCGCGGTGCTGCAATCACGCGTGAATCGCACCGAGCCTGAAATAGACGAAGCGCCGGGCGTGATGCAGCAGAACGTCTGA
- a CDS encoding CaiB/BaiF CoA transferase family protein → MHRKSFNASHAGPLRGVKVVDLSRLVAGNMLTLQLADFGADVIKVEPLKGDTLRAFRTNGAEVFWKAYARNKKSVCIDFRHETAASMIASLARDADVLVESFKPGTLEKMGLAPHTLLAANPKLVIVRVSGWGQTGPFRHRPGFGTLVEGYSGFAAMNGFSDREPVLPPMFLGDMTAGLYGAHAAMVALWETRVNGGNGQVVDLSLFDPMISILGPQVANYQLTGRVKARTGSRSSTTAPRNTYRTADHKWLCVSTSTQTMAERLFAAIGCDGMNADPRYHTNTTRLQHVEEVDRVVGGFIKARTLAENLAFFERAEVTAGPVYEASDLAEDDYVSERESLVEIEDEELGHVAVHNIVARLSETPGGFMRPAPKKGQHSREILAPLLGARALDELIDCGAVIDSASV, encoded by the coding sequence ATGCATCGCAAAAGCTTCAACGCATCGCACGCCGGGCCGCTTCGCGGCGTGAAAGTGGTCGACCTGTCACGGCTCGTCGCGGGCAATATGCTCACGCTGCAACTTGCGGATTTCGGCGCGGACGTGATCAAGGTCGAGCCGTTGAAGGGCGACACACTGCGCGCGTTCCGCACGAACGGCGCGGAGGTGTTCTGGAAAGCCTACGCACGCAACAAGAAAAGCGTGTGCATCGACTTTCGGCACGAGACGGCGGCGAGCATGATCGCAAGCCTCGCGCGCGATGCCGACGTGCTTGTCGAGAGTTTCAAGCCCGGCACACTGGAAAAGATGGGGCTCGCGCCGCACACGCTGCTGGCCGCCAATCCGAAGCTCGTGATCGTGCGCGTATCGGGCTGGGGGCAGACGGGACCGTTCAGACATCGGCCGGGCTTCGGCACGCTGGTCGAAGGCTATTCGGGGTTTGCGGCAATGAACGGCTTCAGCGACCGTGAGCCCGTGCTGCCGCCCATGTTCCTGGGCGACATGACCGCCGGTCTCTACGGCGCGCACGCGGCCATGGTCGCGCTTTGGGAAACGCGCGTGAATGGCGGCAACGGTCAGGTCGTGGACCTCTCGCTCTTCGACCCGATGATCTCCATTCTCGGCCCGCAAGTGGCGAACTATCAACTCACCGGGCGTGTGAAGGCGCGCACCGGCAGCCGCTCCAGCACGACCGCGCCGCGCAACACCTATCGAACGGCAGACCACAAATGGCTGTGCGTGTCGACTTCCACGCAGACCATGGCCGAGCGTCTGTTCGCCGCGATCGGCTGCGACGGGATGAACGCGGATCCGCGTTACCACACCAACACGACGCGCTTGCAGCACGTCGAGGAAGTCGACCGCGTGGTCGGCGGGTTCATCAAGGCGCGCACGCTGGCGGAAAACCTCGCCTTCTTCGAGCGCGCCGAGGTGACGGCGGGGCCAGTCTACGAAGCCAGTGATCTTGCTGAGGACGACTACGTCAGCGAGCGGGAAAGTCTCGTGGAAATCGAGGACGAGGAACTGGGCCATGTCGCCGTGCATAACATCGTGGCGCGTCTGTCGGAGACGCCGGGCGGGTTCATGCGTCCCGCGCCGAAAAAAGGCCAACACTCCCGCGAAATTCTGGCGCCGCTTCTGGGCGCGCGCGCGCTTGACGAACTGATTGACTGCGGCGCCGTGATCGATTCCGCGAGCGTCTGA